In Paenibacillus hexagrammi, the following are encoded in one genomic region:
- a CDS encoding GAF domain-containing protein — protein MLRVIFDYAAKIANERNLDNVLMLMADMGRDMIVSDRCTVWLLDKHKNELWSKVAHGVDEIRIPSTAGLVGYAVTHDQAVFIDDAYTNVE, from the coding sequence ATGCTGCGCGTCATCTTTGATTACGCTGCTAAAATTGCAAACGAACGAAATCTGGACAATGTGCTGATGCTAATGGCCGATATGGGACGCGATATGATTGTGTCGGACCGCTGCACAGTATGGCTGCTGGATAAACATAAAAATGAACTGTGGTCCAAAGTGGCCCACGGGGTTGACGAGATTCGCATTCCAAGTACCGCCGGGCTTGTCGGATACGCTGTTACGCATGATCAAGCTGTCTTCATTGACGACGCCTATACGAACGTTGAATGA
- a CDS encoding spore coat protein, whose translation MPFGAHEAMEVHEILCEKTNMINHFSFYEEQAQNQQVKQLIRQHLQSAIQHYDQLVAYTHDYNAVNRTGGMQAGGHMFSQASPQQIQYGLRQPAKTSPQMQGRMNDEQILSSMLSCHKNSAKNGMQASLECADPNVRQMLLNGAIAANQHAYDTFLLMNQMGQYQVPTMHDHTAKTYLHTFQPIQQQPSMNYM comes from the coding sequence ATGCCATTCGGTGCACATGAAGCCATGGAAGTCCACGAAATTTTATGTGAAAAAACGAACATGATCAATCATTTTTCCTTCTATGAAGAGCAGGCGCAAAATCAGCAGGTCAAGCAGCTTATCCGCCAGCATCTGCAAAGCGCCATTCAGCATTATGATCAACTGGTGGCTTATACGCATGATTACAATGCGGTAAACCGCACCGGCGGAATGCAAGCGGGAGGTCACATGTTCAGCCAGGCTTCTCCGCAGCAAATCCAGTACGGCCTTCGTCAGCCTGCCAAAACGTCACCACAGATGCAAGGCCGCATGAATGACGAGCAAATTCTCAGCTCTATGCTCAGCTGCCACAAGAACAGCGCGAAGAACGGCATGCAGGCTTCGCTCGAATGTGCAGATCCGAACGTAAGACAAATGCTGCTTAACGGTGCTATAGCCGCTAATCAGCACGCTTATGATACCTTCTTGCTCATGAATCAAATGGGACAGTATCAAGTGCCTACGATGCATGACCACACTGCCAAGACGTATCTGCATACGTTCCAACCGATTCAACAACAGCCATCCATGAACTATATGTAA
- a CDS encoding CapA family protein — MESRLERHRKSKPQRQQGEFREKTPVKVFLSLTLAAAACFAVGVGAAYVTSRTDPAVQLEAASSSEPRSASSTTPASQAGTSGTVSPEPSVNSSAVTPASSKASSENSASAAGDGTVKLDFVGDVIMAGNVEDILLKQGYDYPYTNVKDIWTNADYTIANLETPVTTRGTAQSKEYVYRSSPDALPELKAAGVDLVNLANNHIMDYGQDGLFDTMEVLDKLDIKRVGAGKNTQEAYEPVIVEKQGIKIAFLGFSRVVPDASWKAGADHAGVAETYSYLMPVEAVQKAKQQADLVVVLAHWGTEREDNPDKNQKELAHRYIDAGADLIVGGHPHVLQGFENYKGKWIAYSMGNFIFTTNGNSKTWDSGILEASCSKDQQCDIQLVPILTKGALPTPMNAEDGSKLFERLTKISKAFNVKVDEQGHILQTK, encoded by the coding sequence TTGGAATCTAGATTGGAAAGACATCGAAAGTCGAAGCCTCAAAGGCAACAGGGCGAATTTCGTGAAAAGACGCCTGTCAAGGTTTTTCTTAGCTTGACGCTTGCGGCGGCAGCCTGCTTTGCAGTAGGTGTCGGAGCAGCTTACGTTACCTCGCGAACTGATCCAGCCGTTCAATTGGAAGCGGCTTCTTCATCTGAACCTCGCTCTGCCAGCTCAACCACTCCAGCAAGTCAGGCTGGAACAAGCGGCACTGTCAGTCCAGAGCCTTCCGTGAATTCATCGGCAGTTACTCCGGCGTCTTCAAAAGCCAGCAGTGAAAATTCTGCCTCAGCAGCAGGAGATGGAACCGTCAAGCTGGATTTTGTCGGCGACGTCATCATGGCCGGTAATGTCGAAGATATCTTGCTAAAGCAAGGCTATGATTACCCTTATACGAATGTAAAGGATATATGGACCAACGCTGATTATACGATTGCCAATCTTGAAACTCCGGTAACGACAAGGGGGACTGCCCAATCTAAGGAATATGTGTACCGCTCATCACCGGATGCCCTCCCTGAATTGAAGGCAGCAGGTGTAGACCTAGTCAACCTGGCAAACAATCATATCATGGATTACGGGCAGGATGGCTTGTTCGATACGATGGAAGTATTGGACAAGCTTGATATCAAGCGCGTGGGAGCGGGGAAGAATACACAAGAAGCGTATGAGCCCGTTATCGTTGAAAAACAAGGGATTAAAATTGCGTTTCTAGGGTTCAGTCGGGTAGTGCCGGACGCCTCTTGGAAGGCGGGAGCTGACCATGCGGGAGTAGCGGAAACCTATAGCTATTTGATGCCTGTGGAAGCCGTTCAGAAAGCCAAGCAGCAGGCTGATCTTGTTGTTGTGCTCGCTCATTGGGGTACGGAACGCGAAGACAATCCGGATAAAAATCAAAAGGAATTGGCGCACCGCTATATCGATGCGGGGGCTGATTTAATCGTCGGCGGACACCCCCATGTGCTGCAGGGCTTTGAGAATTATAAAGGCAAGTGGATTGCCTATAGTATGGGGAATTTTATTTTCACGACAAATGGAAATTCGAAGACCTGGGATTCAGGCATCCTGGAAGCCTCCTGCTCGAAGGATCAGCAGTGTGATATTCAACTGGTTCCTATATTAACCAAGGGGGCGCTGCCGACTCCGATGAATGCGGAAGACGGCTCCAAGCTGTTCGAAAGATTAACGAAGATTTCCAAAGCCTTCAATGTTAAAGTGGACGAGCAGGGGCATATCTTGCAAACAAAATAA
- a CDS encoding metallophosphoesterase family protein, with translation MDKIAIISDIHGNVPALEAVLNDIKEREIRRIVCLGDLVGKGPGSAEAVDRLREVCETIVQGNWDLGITYKQDTAGGIWQQEMLGSERLAYLAGLPFSVDIPVSGRLLRLFHASSTSIFHRVKRKSPKEERLALFRNTEATGYASAPYTPDIVGYGDIHVSFMLTMKNPHQAAIAGSDAPEEGLVLFNTGSVGCPYDGIPQACYTVMEGRFDAELSRDKRSGFAVQFVRVPYDIPRAVRLAYEADMPGARRYELEITTAAVHKELDELG, from the coding sequence GTGGATAAAATCGCCATTATTTCAGATATTCATGGGAATGTTCCCGCGCTTGAAGCTGTCTTGAATGATATCAAGGAACGCGAAATTCGCCGCATTGTGTGTCTTGGCGATCTAGTAGGCAAGGGCCCTGGGTCTGCTGAGGCAGTTGATCGATTGCGGGAGGTTTGTGAAACGATCGTTCAAGGGAACTGGGATCTGGGCATCACCTATAAGCAGGATACAGCAGGCGGCATTTGGCAGCAGGAGATGCTCGGGAGCGAGAGGCTTGCCTATCTTGCCGGGCTGCCTTTTTCCGTAGATATCCCTGTCAGCGGCAGGCTGCTAAGGCTTTTTCACGCCTCCTCCACTAGCATCTTTCATCGTGTGAAGCGAAAATCGCCCAAGGAGGAACGGCTTGCACTATTCCGCAACACAGAGGCGACAGGCTATGCCAGCGCACCTTATACGCCTGATATCGTGGGATACGGCGATATTCATGTTTCCTTCATGCTGACCATGAAGAACCCGCACCAAGCTGCTATTGCCGGTTCAGACGCCCCAGAGGAAGGGCTCGTGCTATTCAATACAGGAAGTGTAGGCTGCCCCTATGACGGTATTCCTCAAGCCTGTTACACAGTAATGGAAGGCAGATTTGATGCCGAACTCAGCAGAGATAAGCGCAGCGGATTTGCTGTTCAATTCGTCAGAGTGCCTTACGATATTCCAAGAGCCGTGCGTCTTGCCTATGAAGCTGATATGCCCGGAGCGCGCAGATATGAGTTGGAGATTACGACGGCTGCTGTTCATAAAGAATTGGATGAACTAGGATGA
- a CDS encoding MFS transporter, translating into MVRWQINLVVLWLGQFLVMGGMTMIVPFLPLYLQDLGLTDSHEIATWAGIIFAGNFVTSFLFQPFWGSLADRYGRKVMLLRSGFGMAIVMTLMGFATNAWQLLILRMLNGTISGFAPAAVALMSTNTPKERIGFAMGTLQSGAVAGTILGPFIGGLLAEWIGFRYIFYITGTLLFIASLLTWWLVKEKFNAREAAAKPKVSIAQSFELIRHVKQLPSLYAVTFIIQFAMLSTMPLMPLFVGELHGQSEGLAFFAGLVSSITGFSNMVASPLLGRLSDRIGPERILAICLIGAAVLFVPQALVHNVWQLFAARFGLGIFMGGLLPTVNALIRKYTPEGMESRSYSFNTSALSLGNMSGPVIGGALSGLLTIRELFIASAVVLLLNSYWVYKTLYRNHSRLNPRAQQTS; encoded by the coding sequence ATGGTTCGATGGCAGATTAACCTGGTCGTTTTGTGGTTAGGGCAGTTCCTGGTAATGGGCGGCATGACCATGATCGTCCCTTTCCTGCCCTTGTACTTGCAAGACCTAGGACTTACCGATTCTCATGAAATTGCCACATGGGCAGGCATTATTTTTGCCGGCAATTTCGTGACATCTTTTTTGTTTCAACCCTTCTGGGGGAGCCTGGCTGACCGGTATGGCAGGAAAGTCATGCTGCTTCGCTCCGGCTTCGGCATGGCCATTGTCATGACCCTGATGGGCTTTGCGACGAATGCCTGGCAGTTATTGATTCTGCGCATGCTGAATGGGACTATCTCCGGGTTTGCCCCGGCTGCTGTGGCGCTCATGTCAACCAATACGCCAAAGGAACGGATCGGCTTTGCCATGGGGACGCTGCAATCGGGAGCGGTTGCCGGTACGATTCTCGGACCGTTCATCGGCGGACTGCTGGCAGAATGGATCGGCTTCCGGTACATCTTTTATATTACAGGAACGCTGCTCTTCATTGCCTCATTACTCACTTGGTGGCTGGTTAAAGAAAAATTCAACGCCAGAGAAGCTGCGGCCAAACCGAAGGTATCCATCGCACAAAGCTTTGAACTGATCCGTCATGTCAAGCAGCTGCCCTCGTTATATGCCGTTACATTTATTATTCAATTCGCGATGCTGAGCACAATGCCACTCATGCCGCTGTTTGTAGGGGAGCTGCATGGTCAGTCAGAAGGGCTAGCGTTCTTTGCAGGATTGGTCAGTTCCATCACTGGATTCTCCAATATGGTTGCTTCGCCGCTATTAGGTCGGCTCTCCGACCGGATCGGTCCGGAACGAATATTAGCGATCTGTCTGATTGGCGCTGCTGTTCTTTTCGTTCCGCAGGCGCTTGTCCATAATGTTTGGCAGCTGTTCGCTGCCAGATTCGGACTGGGTATTTTTATGGGAGGGCTGCTGCCAACCGTAAATGCACTCATCCGCAAATACACGCCGGAAGGGATGGAGAGCCGCTCCTACAGCTTCAATACCAGCGCGCTTAGCTTAGGCAACATGTCCGGCCCCGTCATCGGTGGTGCGTTATCCGGACTTCTGACTATCAGGGAGCTGTTTATCGCATCAGCTGTTGTGCTTCTTCTTAACTCTTACTGGGTCTACAAAACACTTTATCGAAATCATAGCCGCTTAAACCCAAGGGCACAACAAACCTCTTAA
- a CDS encoding HD-GYP domain-containing protein has translation MIKLSSLTTPIRTLNDEEYLISGALRTDQMTGYRTKAIIVIPFRNNEGEIMGAYQAINKMTPSELFSEKDMEYITLAASYAGKSLESALLTHEIEETQKEIIFTMGEIGESRSKETGNHVKRVAEYSYLIALGLGLSVEEAELLKMASPMHDIGKVAIPDEVLKKPGKLTEEEFKVMQAHTEIGYNLLKNSNRHILKTAAIVAYEHHEKWNGKGYPRGLKGEEIHIFGRITAIADVFDALGSERVYKKAWELDRILNLFKEERGEHFDPHVVDAFFEQLPAILKAQVRYSDANLQAKQGQ, from the coding sequence ATGATCAAGCTGTCTTCATTGACGACGCCTATACGAACGTTGAATGATGAGGAGTATTTGATAAGCGGCGCACTGCGCACCGACCAAATGACCGGCTACCGCACCAAAGCGATCATTGTCATCCCTTTTCGGAACAATGAAGGCGAAATTATGGGAGCTTACCAGGCCATTAACAAAATGACCCCGAGTGAGCTATTCTCCGAGAAGGATATGGAATACATAACCCTCGCTGCTTCCTATGCCGGAAAATCACTAGAATCCGCCCTGCTTACGCATGAGATTGAGGAAACGCAGAAAGAAATTATTTTTACGATGGGGGAAATCGGCGAGAGCCGTTCCAAAGAAACCGGCAACCACGTCAAGCGTGTAGCGGAATATTCCTATTTGATTGCACTGGGTCTTGGTCTAAGCGTCGAAGAAGCGGAGCTGCTTAAAATGGCGTCACCTATGCATGATATCGGAAAAGTAGCTATTCCCGACGAAGTGCTGAAGAAACCAGGCAAGCTGACAGAGGAAGAATTCAAAGTGATGCAGGCCCATACAGAAATCGGGTATAATCTGCTAAAAAACTCAAATCGTCATATTTTGAAAACGGCGGCAATTGTCGCCTATGAGCATCATGAAAAATGGAACGGAAAGGGCTACCCTAGAGGCTTGAAGGGCGAGGAAATTCATATATTTGGACGGATTACGGCGATTGCCGACGTCTTCGACGCTTTAGGAAGCGAGCGCGTGTACAAAAAAGCGTGGGAGCTTGATCGGATCTTGAATCTCTTCAAAGAGGAGCGAGGCGAGCATTTTGACCCTCATGTCGTCGATGCGTTTTTCGAACAGCTTCCCGCCATTTTAAAAGCCCAAGTTCGTTATTCGGATGCCAATTTGCAAGCCAAGCAAGGCCAATAG
- a CDS encoding LapA family protein, whose protein sequence is MKSQWMMISMFVFALITAIFAVINVESVQVNFLFAQTSLPLILVILTSTLLGGLIVGLFGVLRYYQLQRKVKQLEKQVKAMSPTSELSDPAVQALEQPAVLSTEPSSSEQEDPQDPEASKDPKDPQDSTS, encoded by the coding sequence ATGAAATCGCAGTGGATGATGATTAGCATGTTTGTTTTTGCCCTGATAACCGCCATATTCGCCGTTATCAATGTGGAGTCGGTGCAGGTGAACTTCTTATTTGCTCAGACGAGTTTACCGCTTATTCTGGTCATTCTAACTTCAACCTTACTTGGCGGCTTGATTGTTGGTTTATTTGGAGTCTTGCGATATTACCAATTACAAAGAAAAGTAAAGCAGCTGGAAAAGCAAGTAAAAGCAATGTCACCAACGTCTGAATTGTCTGATCCTGCTGTACAAGCCTTAGAGCAACCCGCCGTCCTTTCAACGGAGCCTTCATCAAGCGAACAGGAAGACCCACAAGATCCGGAAGCTTCTAAAGATCCGAAGGATCCACAAGATTCTACTTCGTAA
- a CDS encoding DUF92 domain-containing protein: MVGVWGLGFIGSILIAGLAYWRRSLSMSGFIGAVGLGTWMYAAGSLPWFGTLIAFFISSTLLSKVKHAVKAEAESGYAKGGRRDAGQVAANGGLALLLCIFHSIWPHTVWWCLFLGVMATVNADTWATEIGGMSRSVPRSILNGRKVAAGTSGGITALGIGASVAGGAFIGAVACVLMAIRPGSLGEPWYFYMLAAAIAGFVGSLADSFLGATLQTMYHCETCGKVIEKRVHCGQSSKQVRGFKWMTNDGVNALSSLVGGAVSWLLYLASFPY; encoded by the coding sequence ATGGTTGGGGTTTGGGGATTGGGATTCATAGGAAGTATTCTTATCGCCGGCTTGGCGTATTGGCGGAGATCTTTATCCATGTCAGGATTCATTGGCGCAGTAGGTTTAGGAACATGGATGTATGCGGCTGGCAGCCTGCCTTGGTTTGGGACACTGATTGCTTTTTTTATTTCATCCACGCTGCTGTCCAAAGTCAAGCATGCTGTGAAAGCGGAAGCGGAGAGTGGATACGCAAAGGGCGGAAGAAGGGATGCGGGTCAGGTAGCTGCTAACGGGGGCTTAGCTTTGCTTCTGTGCATATTCCACTCCATATGGCCGCACACAGTCTGGTGGTGCTTATTCCTAGGCGTCATGGCTACGGTAAATGCAGACACTTGGGCTACTGAGATAGGTGGAATGAGCCGTTCAGTTCCGAGATCGATTCTAAATGGCCGGAAGGTAGCGGCAGGAACATCAGGCGGAATTACAGCATTAGGCATTGGGGCATCGGTGGCAGGAGGAGCGTTCATAGGGGCAGTGGCTTGCGTGCTTATGGCCATAAGACCAGGGAGTCTAGGTGAACCGTGGTATTTTTATATGTTAGCAGCGGCCATCGCCGGTTTCGTCGGTTCCTTGGCGGACTCCTTCTTGGGAGCGACCTTACAGACCATGTATCACTGCGAGACCTGCGGGAAAGTCATAGAGAAGCGTGTTCATTGCGGACAAAGCAGCAAACAGGTTCGAGGCTTCAAGTGGATGACCAATGATGGGGTGAATGCGTTGAGCTCATTGGTGGGAGGTGCCGTGTCGTGGCTTCTGTATCTGGCATCATTTCCCTATTAG
- a CDS encoding exopolyphosphatase: MRLITRSDFDGLVCAMLFKKLNMVDEMKFVHPKDMQDGLIEVTENDILANVPYVAGCGLWFDHHSSELERMGEKVEFKGETRIAPSAARVVYDYYGGKDTFGDIDNIMEGVDKADSAQFSKEDILNPKGWDLLSFIMDARTGLGRYRDYRISNYQLMEDLVEHCATKTVEEIMELPDVKERVDRYFELDALYREMLGKYTRTEGNVIITDLRDVETIYPGNRFMVYALYPEQNISIWIVDGRNKQNCVFACGHSIVNRTSQTNVGKLMLSNGGGGHHAAGTCQVPYEQANVVLEQLIATMRKDG; encoded by the coding sequence ATGCGATTAATTACACGTTCCGATTTTGATGGCCTTGTTTGTGCGATGCTCTTCAAGAAATTAAATATGGTGGATGAGATGAAGTTTGTTCACCCCAAGGATATGCAGGACGGTTTGATTGAAGTGACGGAGAATGATATTCTAGCCAATGTTCCTTATGTAGCAGGATGCGGTCTATGGTTTGACCATCATTCCAGTGAGCTGGAAAGAATGGGGGAGAAGGTCGAGTTTAAAGGCGAGACTCGGATCGCTCCAAGCGCAGCCAGAGTAGTATACGATTATTACGGCGGCAAAGACACATTCGGTGATATCGATAATATTATGGAAGGCGTAGATAAGGCGGATTCAGCCCAGTTCAGTAAAGAAGATATCCTGAATCCCAAAGGATGGGATCTTCTTTCGTTCATCATGGATGCCAGAACGGGATTGGGTCGATACCGAGATTATCGGATCAGCAACTATCAATTGATGGAAGATCTGGTCGAGCACTGCGCAACCAAAACGGTAGAAGAAATTATGGAGCTTCCGGATGTGAAGGAACGGGTTGACCGTTATTTTGAATTGGATGCTTTATATCGGGAAATGCTGGGCAAGTATACGCGTACGGAAGGGAACGTTATCATTACGGATCTTCGGGACGTAGAGACGATCTACCCGGGGAATCGATTTATGGTATACGCGCTATACCCTGAACAAAATATATCCATTTGGATTGTGGATGGACGCAATAAGCAAAACTGTGTATTCGCGTGCGGCCACAGCATTGTGAATCGCACGTCACAGACCAACGTGGGTAAGCTAATGCTGAGCAATGGCGGAGGCGGTCATCATGCAGCCGGTACTTGCCAGGTGCCTTATGAGCAGGCTAATGTCGTTCTTGAGCAGCTAATTGCAACAATGAGAAAAGACGGATAA